In Drechmeria coniospora strain ARSEF 6962 chromosome 03, whole genome shotgun sequence, the DNA window TCGGCACGAAGGCGACCATGAGCAGGATGGTGACGGCTCGAAGGACGGCGAAGAGGGTATGGTAGGCGTTCATCGACGTCGGGGAGCTGAAAGGGCGGAACGCATGCAGGGTGAAGATCTGCAGGACCTCGCAGATGGCGAGCATGACGATCTGGGAAACGCCGCTCGTCTgaacggcgccgatggcgatgccgcggATGAAATTGAGCAGGATGGGAATGAGGGCAAAGGCGGCAACCTCATCAGCGTACGTGTTATACAAGGGACCGTAGCGGAGGACGGTGGGCAGGTCGTCGAAGAGGACCGACTTTGGTCGTGTCCGGATGATGAGCAACAGGATCCAGACGGCACAGCCGATGAGGATCAGCAGggtgagggcggcgagggcgacgatgtaTGCGGGGGATTCTCCGGCGATGAATAGCTGGAAAGTcgagagggcgacgatgggcatCAGCATGTAGTTGAAGACTATGCGGACGACGTTTCCGACGCTAAAGGGGATGTTCTTGGCTCGCAGGTCCTCCTCGGCAATGTTGTTGATCCTGCGCCAGAGCCActggacgaggaagccggcctggaagaggacgaagacgccgGCAATGATGACGCACAGCCAAACCATCATGCCGGGCCAGATGTCGGCGCTCTCGGCCATGCCTATCAACTGGCCGAGCTCGTGAAGGCCATAGCCGTCGGTGACGTTGGTGACGtagatgccgtcgacgaggctctGCCAGGACGGCGCGTTCGTGACGAGGCTTTCGTTGAACATGAGGGCGGACCAGCCGACCTGGCTCACGACTGGCTGATAGTAGCCAGGATAGCTGAGGGACAGGCCGCCGGTGAGGGCGATGAACTGGATATACTGCAAGCagtcgccgaagccggggGTGATGAGCCTCAAGAGGTCGGCATCTCGGCCGTAGTTGGAGGACCAGTGGAAGATGTTGGTGGTTCCCCAGGGGCTGAGAATTgcggcgaagaggacggcgaagccggagaggagaaggacgaggagcgggAGAAACTTGAGGATCCAGGATGTGCCGCCCAAGTCGGGGGTGATGGTAGCCGACATGCACCCGATGTTTGTCgccttggcgtcgccgtAAATGATGAGGATGGTGGGGGCGAAGGAAGCAAAGGCATAGGGCGCGTTGAAGTTGTGACTTATATTGACCGAGGGAAGGCCATCCGGGGAGTAGCTGCGAGTTCTCCGGTCAGCGAGGGCGCGTGATACGCTGGAGGGATGCAGGCATCATTGTCAGCGAGGAACTGGACGTACCGATCTGGGAGGAATGTCGGGGCCAGCGGGCAGGTCCCGTTCACCAAGCCCTCGTGGCAGAAATTATTGGCGAGATGCCAGGGCTCGTAGGAAAGAACGTTGACACGCGAATACAGCGTTGTCGCCTTCAACTTGTCCGCGTTGgggtcggccgtctcgatgATCTTGCCGTTGGTCTCGTCCGCGTTCTTCCAGTAGGTGTCGTTCGGCGGAGGCAGGACGGCTTGGTTCTGCgagccctcgacgtcgccccAAACGATCAGCTGGAGGTTGTGGCTGCTGTGGAGGGTGTCGAACTTGGCATCAGCGAACTTGGGCATCCATTGCAGCGGCTTGGGCTCGTTCGTCCGGTACGACTCGGCGAGGCAGTTTGTCACGTCGATgcggacggcggccacgggcgaggcgaagacgaagagTAGGACGGCGAGCAGAGTCATGGTGGCGAGGGAGGAGAGATGGAAGCATTTCCTACGTCGTCGGATCCATCGGCCCGCCTTCACGACGGTCGCCTTGGTGGACGGGCCCTTGCTCCGACAGACGATTCTTGTCGTAGCCGCCGGACTCGATGGTTGGCCACGGCGCTCGCCACCACAAATCGGACGCATCGTCAGCCGTCAAGGGAAACAATCTCAAAAGCGGTTCATGGTTGGGGATGCCGGCTGCCGTTCGGCTATCAAGGCTGGGCCAAGTAGCGAGCGGATGATGAATGACGGAGGGTGATGGGTGGTGGGTGGATGAtggggtggatggatggatgggtgggtggatggatggatggatggacgggcgGATGGGCGGGCGGATAGatcgatggatggatggatcgATGGACGTCTGTCCGCCTTGGGCGAGATGGCAAAGGGTCGGTCAAGGCCGCTAGACGGGGCGAGGATGGATATATAATGAGATATCAAAGGAAGAGGAAGGAAAAGTGTGGTTGAAAgaagcggcgacgacgacgacgggggggCCAGCAAGGCAGAGAATATGTGCGGCGAGAAAAGGACGAAAAGGAAAATACACGAGCAAGGCGTGGTGGCGTCGTCAACGAGCTGGAGCTGGCGTTGGTGTGGGTTGGTGGGAACCGGCTGGAAAGCATCTGGCAGTCTGGCGGGCTTTCCCCTTCCTGGGATCAGAGGAGGAGAATCAGGGTAGGGGTGGATGGATCAGGTAATGTTCAGCAACAGCGAAgtggtgctccgtaccgccGCTGCGCGCGCAAGAATGAATACGGCGCTCCGAACCGTGGTTTGGGGGGATGGCTGACAGCACTCTTGTCGGCCCAGCGCGCCACGGGTCTTGCAAAGTTTCAGGGCCTCAGCGGCCTGCATCCCTAGCATTTTCGGCCACCGACGTGTGCCGTTGCAGAGAGAGCCCGGCACGCTAGCGTCAAATGGGCAAGATGTCTCAGCGCCTGGCCTGCGTGCCCCGCCCGGGTTGCTCGTTGGAATACCGTGTGCCGCCTGGATGTACCTATACGGACACCTGGAGGTAGTATTACTCACGCTAGTATTAGCGATTAGCACCCAGTAatagtacagagtacggagtacttgcaacttAATCGGCACCGACTCGTCGTGGTCGCGCGATTCGCGTTCGCGTGAGGACACCTAGCTTAAGAACTTGGTGCGTGCGCGTACCTTTAAATAGTATCAAGGTGGCAGTGCTGCCGTGGCACAACAACCACGAGCCGTCCATGCTTGCTTGCATCTACCGACGTGATTGACTGTAccttacagtacattgcGCCCGAGTACATttgctcgtgctcgcacgCACACTTCCATTCttggtacctacctagtgTGTACTCGTGAGTCGTGGCCGGCAGGCTGGCAACCCATCGCTTGCCTCCGTATTCTCGCAACCGATGCCCTCATCATCCGCCCTCCCGACAGTAGGAAGAGTTACCGCGCCAATCTCACAGCATGCCGAGGCTATCCATGTCTGCAAAATAAGCACGAACGCGGTTGCGAAACCGGGCACGATTTTCGAATCTATGGGATCTCGTACGAATGGATAAGATGTCCGAAATACGGTGTGGCGGGCGAAAATGCACTTGCGGGTGTACTTGTGGGTGTttgcacggagtattccgtacttgtacctacttggGTAACTGTCCATTCCCACATGCTTGCACAGGCATCAGGCACGGGATAAGTATTAacacgtacatgcatgtactcgagATGTGGttgtatacttactccgtgctaaGTAtgaacttgtactccgtaatacggagtatgatGTGCCATATCAACGTACTTATTATCGGGTCCGAGTGGGTTcttgtgcagtacatgaCCTCCGCACACATaatatactgtaagtacagcatgtaagtacaacaacttgtacggaggacaACCACACCTACAACGTAATTACAACTACGCCAAACACGTTCATGTACAACTTgtagtacaactacatgtactgtactcacagtacagtacttatttgtgcccacatgtacttgttaGTAAGTTCATCTATTCCTGCACTCCGTGCGGAGTGAATAGGTGTCGTATGGTATTCCCCTGAATGAgcatctactgtactccgtacatgagtATATTTACATGTAAGAAAGTGCCGTTACTTGCATTGCATAGCAGTTCCGAGGGTTCGTCCCCAACTTCAGTCATTGTCACTCTCCCTCTGCGGTTTCCGGCAGTTGTTCGGCCAAGAGCAGTTGGCAAAGTGCACTCGCAAGACAACCGGAATAGAAGCCAcgctccgtcctccgtcgcCGTACCCGCACATCGTCGTTTCAGCTCCTGGGTGTAATCTCCattgtgctccgtgcagtaaacgtactgtacacttacatGGCTTGTCCCGTGCCCCCCGCAGCCCGATGGAACTGGACCTGGCACACTGTAGCCGTACCACTTGCCACCACATCCGTGTGCGTCTACCAGCAGGTAGACGGAGTATTGCCCCAGCAGCGATGCGTTCGTGTTCATGAACTCCGCACAGTCTGTCACGCACTCGTACGAGTTCGCCCCCCCATTCTAGCCCTTGAAGCTTTCTACTGGGCAACGTTGACTAATTTAAGCTTGACGAACCCTTGGTAGGCCAGCCGTATATCTCGTCTGCTCGCTGAAAGCTGCtgcacggccacggccagaACATCCAGCGCAGCGATTGCTGCACAACTTCATAGAATCCCAAGGGCGTGTGCATGCGTGTACTGATTTCAACAAAAGCCATTTCGGGCCGCATGAAGCATCCATGGCTCCTGCTCCGAGCTCGTACCAATCCTCGAGCCTTGGTCCACCCAAGCAATGCCGAATCATGTCTTGGATAGCTCTGGATTGATTCGCAGCTGCACCGTCTTCACTTggaagcaagtactgcatgtGCGTGTACTCTGCACATTCACATACATGGATAAAATATTGCCTCGTTAGCAAAAACTACATCATCTTTTAGCGGCGAGACATTCATGTCATAGCTTCGGGGTGGACAAGTCATGTTGAGCTGGAAGAAGGGGACAGCTTCAAACTTTGGGTACCCTGCAGCAACGAGGGTGTCGGAAAGTTGGGACTTGAGACTGTTGGCAAGTTACTTCGCCAATCGTCAAGTGGCCGAAATGGGTCTGCCAGCGACTGACACAAACACTCCCGTGCCCTTGATGGCTTCCAGATCGCAGTCTCGCCTTGGGAAAAACGCATCGAGCGTAAAACTGGCGGTATCTGGCCGGAGCCTAGCTTGAATGCAGGAGGCGGCCACGCCAGCGCCGAAGACTTGGAGGACTGCGTCGCAAACGGTTGGTGTTCGGCTTGGTGCGTACGACAAGGACCTCGCTGTGCCACCCATCACCTTGAACGTCAGCTTGATGTATGAACGGGCCAGAACATAATCTTTCAGGCGACATTTCATCTTTTGCATAGTTTTATGTTTCTCCTCGAGCAAG includes these proteins:
- a CDS encoding integral membrane protein, with product MRPICGGERRGQPSSPAATTRIVCRSKGPSTKATVVKAGRWIRRRRKCFHLSSLATMTLLAVLLFVFASPVAAVRIDVTNCLAESYRTNEPKPLQWMPKFADAKFDTLHSSHNLQLIVWGDVEGSQNQAVLPPPNDTYWKNADETNGKIIETADPNADKLKATTLYSRVNVLSYEPWHLANNFCHEGLVNGTCPLAPTFLPDRYSPDGLPSVNISHNFNAPYAFASFAPTILIIYGDAKATNIGCMSATITPDLGGTSWILKFLPLLVLLLSGFAVLFAAILSPWGTTNIFHWSSNYGRDADLLRLITPGFGDCLQYIQFIALTGGLSLSYPGYYQPVVSQVGWSALMFNESLVTNAPSWQSLVDGIYVTNVTDGYGLHELGQLIGMAESADIWPGMMVWLCVIIAGVFVLFQAGFLVQWLWRRINNIAEEDLRAKNIPFSVGNVVRIVFNYMLMPIVALSTFQLFIAGESPAYIVALAALTLLILIGCAVWILLLIIRTRPKSVLFDDLPTVLRYGPLYNTYADEVAAFALIPILLNFIRGIAIGAVQTSGVSQIVMLAICEVLQIFTLHAFRPFSSPTSMNAYHTLFAVLRAVTILLMVAFVPTLGVTEGPKGWIGYAILLIHGGVLILGFFLSALRTLIEVIARMLGAGGDNVTGLTRGGLSKIFGMRQLSRREIHRAAGPSRVSQLSTAAMLDAEEGHRSGYVMPGGRVRSGSVASLDAVVVHHRHKSSSALDYSDAYSNPHRALDTPTSYMPGTPGDSSTFSFVGSPTSARHVLSHLGMENTDPFYRPPRRRRDNFRDSESSDAPPVSTHSKQVVQDAARSSDEMPRGPTPPPSNEPKVPNAIMNLPANRPDYSTREVDFYYGVRGPALNSEGPGRRLGTGPADPTGPVATATGWFRTIFGGKTKEKGKGFEVVRSSRMPTAMVRNGGFGDETPPEGIPVAMGVLRNGPIDSDDDVPQSTPSPKRPVDLLTGGEGPPESGSEEPASATEERNIASEQSTGELGQADELDGGLDVPLPAIPRKSSKRNSQIMDHRYLPSLSIVESNSRPSRNNGSVDGDSIRRYRLSALPFESAVSQKRLSTNSSVDFATNFIDVNIQNSRDSVTPNDEPFSPDNARSFEPESPTDLLGSSARLMGGSTARRA